The Heyndrickxia acidicola sequence CTCATTAAGTCATCCAGCTCATCCGATAAATTCTCAAAGGATTTAATGATATTTTGTGCCTGTGTAAAAATGACATTTCCGGCGTCTGTGAGTTTGATTTGCTTGCCGGAGCGGTCGAACAGGGTAACTCCAAGCTCTTCTTCAATGTTTTTAATCATCTTACTGATCGTGGGCTGTGTTACATAAAGCTTTTGTGCCGCTTTTGTAAAACTGCCATGTATGGCGACAGCCACGAAATATTGCAAATGCTGAATATCCACTTAATAAAACCTCCGCAGTCATAGATGAAAGGAATGATGAACATTCTATATATTCATTTTACCTATACCGATGTGTGTTGTACACTTTTAGTAACAACTTTTCTACAGGCTCTTTTGCCTGAATTGCTGCTTTTACTCATTACCATTTCAGCTTTACCCCATCTATACAAGTACTAAGGAGAAACAGCATACGGCAAAAACCAGAACGGAACATAAGAAGGTGATTTATATGTTGAAAATACTAAAAGGATGCCTGCAGGTGCTGGCATTATTTTTATTCGCAGATGCATTAAATGCATTGACAACAGCTCTTAATATCAAGATTCCAGGAAGCATCATTGGTCTGATTCTGCTATTTATCCTGCTGCAGACCAAGGTCGTCAAGCTAAGCTGGATTGAAACCGGCGGGAGCTTTTTATTAGCTGAGCTTCTGTTATTTTTCATTCCATCCGCAGTGGGGATGATGCAGTACCAGCATTTGCTGATGGATAACGGACTGAAAATACTAGTGATTATTATTTCCAGTTCTTTAATCGTTATGATTGGATCTGGTTTATTGGCAGAGCAAATAGGAAAACTGGTAAAACGAAAGGAAGAAAAACAAGTATGATTTCAGGATTCATCGCTATTATAGCTACCATTGCTGTGTATGCAGGCTCTAAATGGTGCTACAAGCGGACAGGAAAAGCGTTCTTAACACCGCTTTTGATCGCTCCGCTTATTTTAATTGTCATTTTGGCATGCACTCATATTTCTTACAGCACCTACAATGGAGGAGCAAAAGTCCTTACAAGCCTTCTACAGCCTGCAACGGTCGCTTTTGCCATTCCTTTATATAAATTCTTTCCGGTACTAAAAAAGCACGTTAGAGAAATCTTATCCGGAGTGGTTGTTGGTTCATTCATGTCCATTTTTTCAGCAGCCTGCCTTGCTGTCTTGTTTGGCTTTAACGGCTCGCTGCTCCACAGTATCATGCCGTATTCAGTGACAACCCCGATTGCGATGGGGGTATCGCAAAAAATCGGCGGAATCCCAACGGTTACAGCTGTATTTGTCATCATCACCGGGATACTTGGAACCATTATTGGGCCATTGATTATTCGGATATTCCGTATCAACAGTGAAATTGCCCGCGGTGTTCTACTAGGCACAAGCTCGCATGGTGCCGGTACCTCCAAAGCACTCGAAATGAGCAGCATCTCCGGTGCCATCTCCAGTGTCTGCATGGTGCTCGCAGCCATCATCTCATTCTGTGCCTCTCCGATCATTGCAACCCTCTTCTAACTGAGTGCACTTTAGTGCTTCACCGCAAATTAGGGGTCTGACCCCTTCTATGCTTTAGAGAATGAAAGAGCAAGCAAATCCGCCGCAGCGGATTCGCTTGCTCTTTTTACTTTTTAGAGCTAAAAAACAAGACCTCAAAACCATTCCAGCCCCTCATAGGACATCCTGTCGAATCCTCCCCCATTAGCGGTAAATCGCCCCTGTTAAAAACCTCCTAATTATTTTCCTAATATTTCACAAATATGAAGAAAATTAGTTTAAAATGAAGAAAAAAGCACCGATAGGGGAGAGCGGCTTGAGAAAAAAATGGTCCATTGTGTTTATTGTTGCGGGAATTTTGTCCCTCGTGTTTGGGTGTCTAAGCCTGACAGCAGAAAAACAGGAAAAAGGACGAACAGTGGCGAATGCCAGTCCTAAAAAAGAAGAGTCAGATCAGAAGGTGACCCTAAAGCTCCAAACAGTCAATCCGGAAAAAACTCCAACCAAACCGGAACAGCAGGAAGCAAAAACAAGCAAGGACGGCAACAGCCAAACCAACAGCCAAACCAACAGCCAAAACAAAAACATCCTTTCCTCAGCCAAAGTCGCTTCATCAAATGAATCCAAAAAAAGAGTAGCATACCTGACATTCGATGACGGACCGAATACCAACACCATGCGCCTTCTTGGCATTCTGGACCAGTACCATGTTAAAGCGACCTTTTTTATGCTGAATTATAATATGCTTGGCCAACAAAAGGCAGTTAAAAAAATGGCCAATGAAGGCTTTGGAATTGGCTGCCATGGCGTAACGCACCAAGTGAGCAAGTTTTACCATTCACCAGCCTCTGCGTATGGTGAAATGAAAACCTGTTTAGCAACCATGAAGGACATTACCCATAAAACATCCATTATGATCCGCACACCATATGGAAGTGTTCCTTATATGACACCCCCTTTTATGAAAATCATGGATCAGCATGGGTACCATCTGTGGGATTGGAATGTTGACAGCCTGGACTGGAAATTCTTAAACGGTCCGAAAACAGCCCAGTACACGATCAGCCAGATTGCTGCCCTGAAGAATAGAGGCATTACTCCGGTTATTCTCATGCATGATAAATCGACAACAAGCGACGCAGTCCCTGCCATTATTCGCTATCTAAAGGCAAACGGCTATGACATCAAAGCCCTTACAAATACGCTCACACCGTTGAATTTCAGGAATCATCATCAGTTATAGGTTTAAATACTGGTAATCTATCTATTTTCTAGGTCCATTTCATTATTTTTAAAAAAATAGAAAAAAAGTCCTGATTATATGATAAACTTTGACATGATAAGACATTTGAAAGGATGGATTTAGAAAATTGTTGAAACATCACAAGTTCATATTGCTCCTTGCTTTGGCCTTATTTGTACTATCATCAACAGCATTTAATGCTTTTTCGCTTCAAGCAGCGGCTTCGACTAAATCGGCCGGCACCTATTCGGTGAACGCCACTTCGTTGAATGTACGTCAGGCTGCCAACGCAAGCTCCCGCGGTCTTGGAACATTGAAGCATGGAACCAAAGTCTCTGTTTCCAAATGGAGCGGCAATTGGGCGTACATGGCGTCCGGTAAGCTGAAAGGCTATGTCAGCGGCACCTACCTGACAAAGGTATCTTCTTCAAGTACTGCCCAAGCATCGTCGACATCCAGTACAACCACACTGGGCCAAAAAGAGGTAAATGCTGCTTCTTTGTACATGAGAAAAGGTCCAGGAACCAACTACAGTACGATCGGCGTCCTAACAAAGGGTACGAAAGTCACTGTTTACAGCATTAAAAACAACTGGGCATATATCCTGTCCGGAAAAACAAAAGGCTACGTTTCGGCGAAGTACTTATCTGTTATCCAATCAAGTTCCTCGTCAAACAATGGCGGAAGTGCAAGCGTGCCTCCAACGGCTCCAAAGCCTGCACCGACACCATCCAAGCCTTCATCTGGTGTAAGAATTGTCACAGCAGCCTATCTGAATGTCCGCTCTGGCCCTGATGCCGGCACAAAAGCGGTGGGAGTGCTGAAAGCAGGAAATGCCGTCACGGTTCAAAGCACAACCGGCAGCTGGGCATACATTGTATTCGGCTCCCTCAAAGGGTATGTCAGCGTGAACTACTTATCAGCTTCAGGCCAACGAATCATTTGTATTGATCCAGGTCATGGCGGCAAGGATGACGGTGCTTCCGGGAACGGTTTATTGGAAAAGGACATCAATTTATCCATTGGACTCAAGGTGCGCACACTCCTTGAAAATGCGGGGATTAAAGTCGTAATGACGCGTACAGATGATACCTTTATTCCGCTTCAAACCCGTGTAGACATTGGCGAACAAGCCCATGCAGATGCTTATGTCAGTATCCATACGAATTCAGGCGATGGTGACACAAGTGCAAATGGAATTGAAACCTTCTATAACACAACCGGCTCTGTTCAAAGAGGTAATGACAGCATCAAAATGGCAGGCTTTATCCAGCAGCGCATGGTACAGGAAATGGGATCTGAGGACCGTGGAACGAAATTCGGCGATCTTCATGTCTTAAGAGAAAATTCACTTCCTGCTATTTTGGTAGAAGTTGGATTTATTACCAACAAAAAAGAAGCGACTCAAAAGCTTGCAAGCGATAAATATCGCAATCTAGCGGCTCAAGCCATTTACTTAGGCATACTAGATTACTATAATTATAAGGGACAATGATAACGGACAATTACGTCCGTTTTCTTTTTACATAAGACTTTTTCACAGCATAGGAAAAAGCCGGACTCTACATGTGGAAAGCTCTGTCATTTCATTTCTAAAACTATCGTTAGAAAGGAATTTTCTATGAAAAAAATCCCTTTGTTACTGACTTTCTTAGCTGTCTGCCTTGCAGGACCGGCCATTGCTCATGGTTCGGAAAAACCTCCAAAAGAGGGAGTTATGATTGGTTTTAACGGTAAAACGAATGAACAGGAATTAGAGAAATATGGTATGAAGATCGATCATGTTTTTAACAGTATCAGAGCGGTTTCCGGAACCATCTCACCAGCAGCGAAGCAAGCCGTCGAGAAGCTTCCTAATATTAAATGGGTTGAGTCAAACCAAACAGTCAGAATGCAGGGCCAGGTTCCGACATCCGGCCTTTCGACGGTAAAATCAACTCAGGCTGAGAGCCTTGGTTTAACCGGCAAGGGTGTAAAGGTCGCGGTGATTGATACGGGGATTGATCTCCATCACCCTGATTTGCACGTGGCAGGAGGCGTTTCAGAGGTAGGCTACACAAGATCCTATAATGACGATAACGGCCATGGCACTCACGTAGCAGGCATTATTGGCGCCTTGAATAACTCGATCGGTGTTGTCGGTGTGGCTCCAGACGTATCCCTTTATGCTGTAAAAGCACTTGACCAGGACGGTAAAGGGGACCTTGGAGACATCATTGCAGGAATCGACTGGGCGATCCGAAACCATATGAATATCATCAATTTAAGCCTGACCATCGACCAGGGCTCGCAGGCGCTGCAGGCAGAGGTCAACAAAGCCTACAGCAAAGGCGTAATTGTTGTAGCAGCAGCAGGAAACATAGAGGACCCAGATACAAGGGTGACGGATGTTCTTTATCCCGCACGCTATTCAACGGTGATTTCAGTAGGCTCCATCGACAGAACCTACCATCGCTCAAGCTTTTCCTATTATGGCAAGGATTTAGACTTTATGGCGCCGGGTGAAAACATCCTCAGCACCTTTATCAATCCGCGTTCAAAAAGCAATCTAGGATACTATCAAAAAGACACGGGTACCTCCATGGCAACCCCGTATGTCTCGGGAGTCTTTGCATTATACAAGCAGGCGTATCCATCTCTTGGCATATCTGCGATTGAATGGCTTGCTGAAAAAAATGCCAAAGACCTGGGAGCGAAAGGAAAGGATAAGTATTACGGCTATGGCCTGATCCAAGCGCCTAAAGTGCCGTATACAGACATCTCTCCAACCAGCAGCTATGCGGCATATATAGATGATCTATACAGCCGCCACATCCTTAAACCGACACAGGACGGCACATTCCAGCCAACAGGTACCATTACCAGAGCCGATGCGGTATCCATGATCGGCATGGCGAAAAACTGGAATGGAACACCGCGCAATACAGCTTTCTCAGACGTACCGGCATCCAATCCTGCTTCAGGCTATATTTCGTCTGCTGATGCGGCAAAAGCCATTGAACACAAATATCAAAATAACCTTTTTAATCCGGAGTGGCGCCTGTTAAGAGGCGATGCGGCCTTTATGCTGGCAACATCCTTTAACAACCCTATGATTGACACCCAGGCTTTCAAGGACGTCAATTCCAGCATGTCCTTCTACGAGCAGGCAAATGCTCTGGTAAAAGCGAATATCATCCGTGCCTATGCGGATGGAACCTTTAAGCCTGAAACCACCATTACAAAGCAAGACTTTGTCGAGTATCTGGCGAAGGAATTGCATTAAATAAAAAAACGAGATCTCAATAGAGGTCTCGTTTTTTTATAATAAATTATCAGTTAATTATAGAATTAGACTAAAAATAACATAGTAATGACAGATAGTAGCATTTATATTACACAATATTACAAAGGGAGTAAGGGGTCTTTTTCTGTTTTTTGGTAAAGAAAAGAAAAAAATGTGAAATTTATAGTTTAAAAGTGTTAAACATTCATCAAAACCTGTCGATACATAGAAGTGAGTTGGGAAAAAACTCACATTTTACTAAATTGGGAAAAAATACTTGGTGTAAAAGTCTTGTTATTTTTGTCATTTAAGGTAAAATAATTGTAGTAAGAAAAACTATCCAATTGAGGATAGTTGTAGAAATGCATGAAGAAAATGGTTGACCAAGTAAATAGTCTTGGGTATAATGAACTTCGTGTGTTACTATATTACTTATTTTGTAAGTTACTAGCATCTTTGGCTGGACGAAAAGGCATACATATTTTAAAAAATAAGAAGCCAGTTCTATCCGGGATCTAGCTAATTAAGATTAAAAGGATAATAAGGGAGGAAATACCTACAATGGCTCAATCTAAGTCTCGCAAACTTGTAACTGGAACCATTTCTGCAGCAGTTATCGCTAGTGCATTGGCACCATGTAAACTTACCTTATAGCTTTAAAGATGGTTCAACAGTAGCTTCATTCACTTATGGTGGACACTACTATAAATCAGTAAAACTAAGCACTCCATATGCACCAGGCGTAAAAACAGTAACAGTAACTGGTCCTAAACAAATCATGGTTGTATTTACAGACGGCGTAACAAAAACTGTAAACCTGCCTTACAGATTTAAAGCTGGATCTACTGTAACTTCATTCTCATATTTCGGTCACAACTACAGCTCAGTAAAACTTAGCACTGCATATGCACCAAAAGTAACTTCTGCTGTAGCATTAAACGAAAAATCAATCAAAGTAGTATTTGAAAATGGTGAAACAGAAACTGTAAGCTTACCATACCGTTTCAAAGATGGTTCTACTGAAGCTTCTTTCACTTTTGCTGGAATCAGCTATAAATCAGTAAAACTAGACACTCCATATGTTGCTACTGTTAACAGCATTGGCACTCTTGACGATATTACAATCAACCAAGGTGACGACGCTTCTAAGGTTCTTCCTGCAACAGTTAAAGAAATGCTATCTAATGGCACTTCTAAAGACGTAAACGTAACATGGGATACTACTAAACTAGATGTTAACACTCCTGCAACTTACGCTTTAACTGGTAAAGTTGACGGAACTGACAAAACTGCTTCTGTAAACGTAATCGTTAAATCAGTAGCTCCACAAGTTACTGGTGTAAGTGCGATTAACGGTACTCAATTGCTTGTTAAATTCAATAAACCAGTAAACGCTGACACTACTACTACAGATGATGCATATACTTCATCAGCAGCTAATTTAGCAAATTATTCTCTAAGTGGTTCAAATAAAATAGATTCAGCTGTAGTTCAAGCTGATGGTAAATCTGTGGTTTTAACTCTTGATGCCCCAGTTGCAAACACTACATCAGCAACTTATACATTGACTGTTAGTGGAGTAACTTTAGCTGATGCTACAACTGTGGTTCCAACCTATGCAGGAGTGGTAAACGTTAGTGATACAACAGCACCAACTGTAACAGCTGCTACTGCTTCCACAAATGGAGCAACTACAAATTCAGCTACATTAACTTTCTCTAAACCTGTTACTAGTTTAACTGCTATTAAAATTGATGGAACTGTAGTAAGTAGTTCTGATTATAAGGTAACTACTGGAACTACAACATTACAAATTAATGGGCTAAGCTTAGATTCAAGCCAAACTCATTCAATTGAAGTAGTTGGTTTAACTGATGCGTCTGGCAACGTTAATTCAGACCAAACATCTACATTAACAATTACTAAAGACGTAAATGCACCAATGATTTCTTCTGTTACTGCAAATGGTGACAAATCATTAGAAATTACTTTTAACAAGCAAATGGGAACAGTACCAAGTAGTAGCTTCACTTTAAAAGATGAAGCATACAATGACTTAGGAACTGTAACTGTAAATGCAGACCCTGCTGATACAACTGGAACAAAATATATAGCAACATTTAATGAGGGTTCAAGTTTCTTTACAAACTCTAACACTAGAAACTTAACACTAGTTGTTTCTGGTACAGGAGTTACCGATTACGTTGGTAACGTATTAGCTGCTACAACAAAAACTGTATCATTAACTAAAGATACTACTCTTCCAGCTGTTACTGGTGTAACTGTACAAAAAAATTCAACTACTGGCGCAGTAACATCATTTACAGTTAACTTTAATAAAGCATTAAACGCTGGAACTATTAGCTCATCTAATGTAACATTAGTAGATTCAAATGGAATTTTATTGGATACTACTACTGCTGGTACAAAAGTTATCTCTGATGCAACAGTTAAAGCTGGAGATACTAAGGCTGTATTTAATGTAGCAAATGGTGCAATGTTCTCTGGTCAATATTCATTTGATTTAGCAGCTAAATCTGTTACTGACCAATCTTACACTGGTAACCAAAACGCTGAGTATTCAACAACTGTAGATACTGGTACTTCTTCTGTTGGAACATTTACTGATACAGCTAGTGCTACTTCGACTCCTATTTCTGGGGTAGTTTCAAACGTAATCAAAGTAACTTATTCAACTCCAGTTAAAGGTGGTCTTGGAGCAGGTTCTGCAACACAACCTTCAAACTACACAATCAATGGAACAGCTCTACCTGCTGGCACAGTTATCACATTAGATTCTACTCAAAAAGTAGCAACTATTACGTTACCTGCTGGCTCATTTACAACTACTGATACTGCAGCAGTCTTCAAAGTAAATGGTGTTGTTTCAACAACGGGCGCAACATTGTCACCAAGTACTCAATTATTGACAGTTACAGATAACGTTGCACCAGTATTGAAAAATGCTACTGTAAATGCTGATAACTCTTTAAGCTTAGGATTTGACTCTACAGTTGCAAGTGCAGCTTCTGCAGATTTAAAAGACTTGGTTGTAACTGTTAACGGTAATGTTCTTCCAACAAGTGATTTAGTAATTAAAGACGGCAGTGGTGCGGATACTGGTAAATATGTAATCACTGATTCTAATGTTGACTTTACTAAAGCAAATTCAATCGTAGTTGGAACTGCTGCAACAACTGCTAATATTACTGACGTTGCTGGTAACGTTGTTACTGCAGGAACTACTATTACAGTAAAATAACTCTTTGAAATTAGGACATTATATCGCTTAAGATAGATTTCAAAAGAGTGACTGAAAGCTCAGTAGAGAGAAATTTCTACTGAGTTTTTCTTTTTTAGATGACCGTATCAAATAGAAAAATAAGCATATATTATAAATTGGATAATAAACAAGAAAGCCCTAATTCCATTAAAGGAGTTAGGGCTTTTTCTCATGACTATAAAAGGGAGTGAATAAAATACAAGGAAAGGAAATTATGTTAATGGAGGTTGGTTTACCATGTTTGAAGAAGTAAATTTGGGGCTTATTAATTTATTTAGTCAAAGAATGAAAAAAACATTTAATACATCAGTGGTATCTTCAGAGGTGTCCTACAAATCTTTAAATGTAGTTAACCATAATTCTATTTATAAAAAACTGATTACTCTGACTACTTTACATACGCT is a genomic window containing:
- a CDS encoding N-acetylmuramoyl-L-alanine amidase translates to MLKHHKFILLLALALFVLSSTAFNAFSLQAAASTKSAGTYSVNATSLNVRQAANASSRGLGTLKHGTKVSVSKWSGNWAYMASGKLKGYVSGTYLTKVSSSSTAQASSTSSTTTLGQKEVNAASLYMRKGPGTNYSTIGVLTKGTKVTVYSIKNNWAYILSGKTKGYVSAKYLSVIQSSSSSNNGGSASVPPTAPKPAPTPSKPSSGVRIVTAAYLNVRSGPDAGTKAVGVLKAGNAVTVQSTTGSWAYIVFGSLKGYVSVNYLSASGQRIICIDPGHGGKDDGASGNGLLEKDINLSIGLKVRTLLENAGIKVVMTRTDDTFIPLQTRVDIGEQAHADAYVSIHTNSGDGDTSANGIETFYNTTGSVQRGNDSIKMAGFIQQRMVQEMGSEDRGTKFGDLHVLRENSLPAILVEVGFITNKKEATQKLASDKYRNLAAQAIYLGILDYYNYKGQ
- a CDS encoding S8 family peptidase, yielding MKKIPLLLTFLAVCLAGPAIAHGSEKPPKEGVMIGFNGKTNEQELEKYGMKIDHVFNSIRAVSGTISPAAKQAVEKLPNIKWVESNQTVRMQGQVPTSGLSTVKSTQAESLGLTGKGVKVAVIDTGIDLHHPDLHVAGGVSEVGYTRSYNDDNGHGTHVAGIIGALNNSIGVVGVAPDVSLYAVKALDQDGKGDLGDIIAGIDWAIRNHMNIINLSLTIDQGSQALQAEVNKAYSKGVIVVAAAGNIEDPDTRVTDVLYPARYSTVISVGSIDRTYHRSSFSYYGKDLDFMAPGENILSTFINPRSKSNLGYYQKDTGTSMATPYVSGVFALYKQAYPSLGISAIEWLAEKNAKDLGAKGKDKYYGYGLIQAPKVPYTDISPTSSYAAYIDDLYSRHILKPTQDGTFQPTGTITRADAVSMIGMAKNWNGTPRNTAFSDVPASNPASGYISSADAAKAIEHKYQNNLFNPEWRLLRGDAAFMLATSFNNPMIDTQAFKDVNSSMSFYEQANALVKANIIRAYADGTFKPETTITKQDFVEYLAKELH
- a CDS encoding beta strand repeat-containing protein translates to MHWHHVNLPYSFKDGSTVASFTYGGHYYKSVKLSTPYAPGVKTVTVTGPKQIMVVFTDGVTKTVNLPYRFKAGSTVTSFSYFGHNYSSVKLSTAYAPKVTSAVALNEKSIKVVFENGETETVSLPYRFKDGSTEASFTFAGISYKSVKLDTPYVATVNSIGTLDDITINQGDDASKVLPATVKEMLSNGTSKDVNVTWDTTKLDVNTPATYALTGKVDGTDKTASVNVIVKSVAPQVTGVSAINGTQLLVKFNKPVNADTTTTDDAYTSSAANLANYSLSGSNKIDSAVVQADGKSVVLTLDAPVANTTSATYTLTVSGVTLADATTVVPTYAGVVNVSDTTAPTVTAATASTNGATTNSATLTFSKPVTSLTAIKIDGTVVSSSDYKVTTGTTTLQINGLSLDSSQTHSIEVVGLTDASGNVNSDQTSTLTITKDVNAPMISSVTANGDKSLEITFNKQMGTVPSSSFTLKDEAYNDLGTVTVNADPADTTGTKYIATFNEGSSFFTNSNTRNLTLVVSGTGVTDYVGNVLAATTKTVSLTKDTTLPAVTGVTVQKNSTTGAVTSFTVNFNKALNAGTISSSNVTLVDSNGILLDTTTAGTKVISDATVKAGDTKAVFNVANGAMFSGQYSFDLAAKSVTDQSYTGNQNAEYSTTVDTGTSSVGTFTDTASATSTPISGVVSNVIKVTYSTPVKGGLGAGSATQPSNYTINGTALPAGTVITLDSTQKVATITLPAGSFTTTDTAAVFKVNGVVSTTGATLSPSTQLLTVTDNVAPVLKNATVNADNSLSLGFDSTVASAASADLKDLVVTVNGNVLPTSDLVIKDGSGADTGKYVITDSNVDFTKANSIVVGTAATTANITDVAGNVVTAGTTITVK
- a CDS encoding polysaccharide deacetylase family protein, with amino-acid sequence MRKKWSIVFIVAGILSLVFGCLSLTAEKQEKGRTVANASPKKEESDQKVTLKLQTVNPEKTPTKPEQQEAKTSKDGNSQTNSQTNSQNKNILSSAKVASSNESKKRVAYLTFDDGPNTNTMRLLGILDQYHVKATFFMLNYNMLGQQKAVKKMANEGFGIGCHGVTHQVSKFYHSPASAYGEMKTCLATMKDITHKTSIMIRTPYGSVPYMTPPFMKIMDQHGYHLWDWNVDSLDWKFLNGPKTAQYTISQIAALKNRGITPVILMHDKSTTSDAVPAIIRYLKANGYDIKALTNTLTPLNFRNHHQL
- a CDS encoding CidA/LrgA family holin-like protein; protein product: MLKILKGCLQVLALFLFADALNALTTALNIKIPGSIIGLILLFILLQTKVVKLSWIETGGSFLLAELLLFFIPSAVGMMQYQHLLMDNGLKILVIIISSSLIVMIGSGLLAEQIGKLVKRKEEKQV
- a CDS encoding CidB/LrgB family autolysis modulator; the protein is MISGFIAIIATIAVYAGSKWCYKRTGKAFLTPLLIAPLILIVILACTHISYSTYNGGAKVLTSLLQPATVAFAIPLYKFFPVLKKHVREILSGVVVGSFMSIFSAACLAVLFGFNGSLLHSIMPYSVTTPIAMGVSQKIGGIPTVTAVFVIITGILGTIIGPLIIRIFRINSEIARGVLLGTSSHGAGTSKALEMSSISGAISSVCMVLAAIISFCASPIIATLF